TTCGGCCATGCGCGTCGAATCCATTCCGATGAAGGTTGCCGCCCCCAGCAAGGCGACGATGGCGACGCCCGCCACGAGCCCGAGCGAATCCGATTTGCCCTTGCGCTGCGTGACGGCAGGAAAGGCATTGCGGCTGGCAAGGTCTATGACTTCGGCCGATTCCTGCTCGCGCGGATCGACGTCGTTCGCGGCACCGCCCTGCTTGCGGGCGGGCAGTCGCATGGCGAGGCGCATCACCTGTTCTCCCTTGCCTGAGCCAGCGCGGCCTGGCCGCGCGACGTTTCGGGCCGTACCGGCCCGGTGTTGGTCAAAATTGCACTGTCATTGCCCGAGCGCAGCACGATTTCGCGCGGAACCCCGTCGACGACGATCGTATCGCCGCGCACGGTGAAGTTGACCGGCCCCTCCGTCCCCTCGTGGTCCTTGACCAGAATGGCCGGGACCGAGCGACCGGCAGGCCATGTCAGGAAAGTCGCATTGCCATCGTCATACGTCCGTTCGGGCAAGAGGCCCCGATCGCCCTGCCCGTCCCACGCGAAGTTGAGTTCCGCCGGGTCGACGACGGCATAAGGATCGCTCGCCGCCGCCATCTCGACCGCGTTCGGACCCTGGGCCAACATCGGTTCTTCGTCCTCCGGCTCTTCGGGATAGGTGAAGCGCAGGACGTAAAGCGGATTGGCCCGTGGGCTGGCCACCAGATCGAACAGATATGTATGCTTGTTCGTTACCACCGTCATATTGGTCTTGGCGGTCGGCGAAAGCGGCTTGATAAACAACAGGTTCGCACGCTTGTTGGGCGTGACCTGCCAGGCTTCGGAATCGCCGATGGCGACATTTTCGATCAATTCGTCTTCGCCGAACTGGATCGTGGCCTGGACTTTGGTCCGGCCTTCGATCGTCACCACTCGCGCGGGATCGTATAGCTGTTCGACCAGACGGGAATCCTGCGCCAGCACGGGCGAGGAAGCCAGTACTGCGAGAGCGAGCGCGGATAGGGCCACGCGGTTCATTTCGACTTCTCCGAAGTTCTTTTCTGCGGTGCGCGGAAACGACTGCCGATTCCGCTCGTGCGCGACTGCGACGGGCTGAGCGGCTGCACCTGCGCATTGCCCGACGATGTGACGACCCGCGTTTCGCGCGTCGCGATGGAGGACGGCCCGGTATCGTTGGCGGCGACGGTCGCGGGCACTGCGGCGACTGCCACGCGCCGTGCGGACGAGTGCGAGACTGCCGCCGGAGCCACCTGCCGTGCAGCCGGTGCCGACGACTGCGCCGGCGCGGCTGTGGCCGCGCGTTCGCCCCGTTCTGGTGCGTCCTGCTGTGCCAGGCCAAATACCTTCCAGCCGGCCACCATGGTGCCTGCGACCTTGATCACCATGATCATCAGCGCAACATGCACCGCACCGATCAGGAAGAAGGCCATCGCGGCCTGCGGCTCGACCTGGCCCGGGCTGGCCGAGAGCGTGGCGAGGATAGGCACGGCCAGTTCCAGCATCACACCGCCGCCGAGCACTGCGAACAATGGGGTCAGCGCCAGCATGACGACACCCTTCAACCAGCCGGTGAACAGGCCGCGAGTGCCGTTGAACAGCGCCATGACGACGAAGATCGGGCCCAGCGCGACCAGCACCGCCAGCCCGATCCGCGCCGTCACCAGTACACCGACAGTGCCCAGAAGGAACAGCATCGCCCCCATCCACAGAATACCCGCGGGCGAAAAGGCGCCAATGTCCTCCTGCCCCTCGGTCGCCTGCTGCACGGCGATGAACACGACGTCGATCTTCTGCGCGAACACCTCGGTCGCCGAACCGTCGGAGCCCGCCAGAACGGTGGCGAGCCAGTCCGGCGCGCCGATCGCCAGGTTCCACACCACGCTTTGATAAGCGACCCAGCTGGTGGCGAACGTCACCACCAGACCCAAAGTGATCATCCGCGGCGTAAGCGACCTTACGCCCAGGTTCGTGCGCCCCATCAGCAGCGCGATGGCGAACAGCGCCACGAACAGCGTCAGGGCGATCGTCAGGACGGAAGTCAGCGCTCCGCCCGGCGCGAACAGCCGGCCGAATGCCTGCGCCGTGAACTCGCCGGCAGTACAGTCCACCGCGCGCAACGCAGCGGCGACCCCATTGCCGGCTTCCGCGGCGGCGCTCTGGCAGGCAGCGCTCATTCGGCAGCGAGGCGGAAGGGTATGTCCCCTTGCGCCATCTCGTCGTCTGTCGCCTCATTGCCGCCGGGCCAGCCGTGCCCGGTAAGGGCCGGATACCACTCCGCCGGATCGTCCCCGACCGCGGCCCGCAACAGGTCGAGCCGCCGGACCGAGCTTTCGCGTCCCGAAAGGATCGTCAGCACTTCCGGCGCGCCCGAAAGATCGAGCCGTACGACCACACTCGCGTCAGGCTGGCGCACCAGGAAGCACCGGCTGTGGGCAGGCAAGCTGCGGATCAGGGCGAGTTCGTGACTGGTCAGGCCAAACCCGTCGCAATAATCCTCCGCCCGTGCGCGCGAATTGGGCATGAACACCATTGTCGCGGTCTGCTCCACCAATGCGGTGGAAATGCGGCTCTCCAGCGCGTCGCGCGCGCTCTGGGTCGCGAACCCGACCAGTGCGTTGCGTTTGCGGAGCGTCTTGAGCCAGTCGCGAATACGCGCGGCAAAGACCGGATCGTCGAGCGCCTTCCAGCCCTCGTCGATCAGGATCATGGTCGGCTTGCCGTCCAGCCGCTCCTCGATCCGGTGGAAGAGGTACATCATCACGGGCGTGCGCAGCTTGGGATTTTCAAGCAGCGCGGTCATGTCGAAGCCGAGCACTCGGTTGGTCAGATCCAGCCGGTCATCGGCATTGTCGAACAGCCAGCCGTGCTCCCCTTCCCCGATCCAGGCCGAAAGCCGGTCGGCGAGATCGCCCGCCTCGGGGCGCCGCGCGCCCGAGAGCAATTCCCTGAAATGGCGCAACCGGCGCAGCGATGGATCGTTGCCGTATGCCGCATCGACCGCCTGGCTGATCGTTGCCAGTTCTTCCGGCCCTTCGCCTTTCAGCAGAACGCCCAGCCAGTCGCGCAGAAAGGCCCGATTTACGGGCGTATCGGGCAATGCAAGGGGGTTGAACCCGGTCGGTTCGCCGGCGTTGATCCGGTCGTAACGACCACCGATCCCGCGAATGAAAAGCTCGCCCCCGCGATCCTTGTCGAACAGGATCGTGCGCGGTTTGAATTTCTGCGCCTGGGCAGCGAGGAAGTTCATCACCACCGTCTTGCCCGAGCCCGAGGGTCCGATGACCGAAAAATTGCCCAGGTCGCCGCTGTGAAAGTTGAAGAAGAACGGCGTAGAGCTGGTGGTCTGGAGCAGCGTCACCGCTTCGCCCCAGTGGTTGCCCTGCGCCTGGCCCAGCGCCATCCCGTGGAGCGACCCGAAGCCGGCCATATTGGCCGAAGAGATCATCGCCCGGCGCACGATATACTGTTCGTTCCCGGGGAACTGGGCCCAGAACGCCGGTTCGAGGTTGGTATCCTCGCGCACGGCGATCGCTCCGGTATCGGCCAGGGCCGCCGCGCATGACGCGGTCGCCTCGTCCAGTCGGGCAAGATCGCGTTCGCGCACCAGCACCGTGAGATGATGGTCACCGAACCCGACCGCTCCGTTGCCGAGGGCGTCGCGTGCGGCCAGCATGTCGGCGCGTTCCGCCGCAGCCTCTTCGTCCGCCGAACGCAGGCGGCGCAGGGCAAGATCCATTCGCTCACGCGCGGTTTGCCGTTCGGTCGGCGCATAGCTTTCCGACACGACCATTTCGCACGGCAGCCGCAGCAGGGAATCCAGCAGGCCGGGAGAAGTGGCGTCGGGATATTCCTTGAGGCTCAGCATTGCGGCGAAGTCCGGCGCGCCCGATCCGCGCAGTTCCATCGCATCGAGGCCAAAACTGGCGCGGCGATAAGGAAGCATCTGGCCGATATCGGTGTCTTCGCCAGGTCGGCGCACCGGCCGCATCTCGCCGTTATAGAGCGCGCTCAACAGTTCGAGCAGTTCGTTATTGGCCTTGCCCTCGGACCCTTCATAATCGCCGAGCACAGCCGCACCGTAAGCCTGCAGCGCCGCGACAAGCCCGGTTACTGCGGCCTTGAGTGCCCGGACATCCTTGGGATCGGCCTCGATCTCCTTGCGTCCCTTGCGGTTCCACATCTTGGCCGCACGTTCGGCAAGGCCAGCCTTGCCGCGCGCCGGCCGCCGGATGAGCGTGACGAACTGGTCGTTGACGAACAGCGCCCCCGATCCCAGCCGTTCCTTCCACCGCGCGTCGATGTGCTGGCTGAGGGGATCGTCGAATTCGGCATCCAGCTCGACCTCGACCCGCCGCCGGACCACATGATGATACATGACGAACCGCGCATCGAGCGTGGACCGCAGAACAACCTCGCGCGTGGCGGCGTGGGCATTCAGCGCATCGCTGTCCTCGGTTTCGAACAGAAGGCCCGGGACCTGGAGCGCCGTCATGACCGATCCGTCGCGCAGCAGGGCCGTGCTCTCGTCGATCAGGCGGGCATAGGGCAGGCGGTCGCCGGCGCGGGCTTCCTTCGCGCTCCAGGCGGCAGCTCCGATCCAATTGCTCATAATCGTATCGACCCCTTTCAGGTCATCACGCCGCGTAGCTGTTGCAGCCCCAGCGTTTGAAATTCTTCACGCGCGGGCACTTGCTGACCTTCGTGATCCAAAGATCGAACACGCGCGGTTCACGCAGGCAGGCGAAATAGCCAACCCCGTGGATCACCAGTGCGGCGGGCAAGGCGAGGAAGCTGCCCGTGATCAGGAACAGCTCCGTCGTCACCGCCGCGTTGATGATGAAATAATTGTACGTCACCCCCGCGAACATCTGCGGCCGGGTGAGCGCGCGATGGACGGGATGGCGGACGAGATGTTCCACATCAGCCCCCGGCGGCCTGCTGGATGCCGGCAACGATCGAAGCTGCGCCAAACAGAATGAAGCACCCGATGATGACCGTGGCCCCGAAACGCCAGTTCATCCGCCCCGTGAGCATCAGAAACCCGACCGCGGCGACCGCCATCACGGCGACGGCGGTGGCGACATTGCCCAGCAGCGTCCCCTGAAGCCAGCCGAGCGCGGCAACGATCGGGCCGGACCCTTGCGGATCGGCCACCTGCTGCGCCAGCGCAGCGGTAGGGCTCAGAAACAGGGGCAGAGCAGCAAGACGGGTAAACGATCGCATTGAGTATCAATCCTCGCGGGAATGGTTGGAAAGGCGGCCCATGATCGCCGCCACGTAGTTTTTCGTTTCGCGGATATTGGGGATACCGCGGGCCCGCTCGACCCGGCCCGGCCCGGCGTTATACGCCGCCAGCGCCTTTTCCAGGTCGCCATCGAAACGATCGATCTGCGCACGCAGATACCGCGCGCCGCCTTCGAGGTTGGCGAAAGGATCGCCGGGGTCGACCCCCAGCTCGCGCGCGGTCCCCGGCATGAGCTGGGCAAGGCCCCGCGCACCTACCGGTGACACCGCGTCGGGCCGCCAGCGGCTTTCCTGCCACACCAGGGCTTCTATCAATGCGGGGCTGAGATCGAACCGGCGAGCCAGCTCGTGAACCTTGGCGGCATAAGTGCTGGGGATCGCCGCGGAATGCCGCGCCGGATCGGCCACTGCACGGGTAGGCAAGGGGTAATCAGCCGCAAGCTCGACCAGCTCGGCCCCATCATTGGCGACAATCTGCGTTGGATCGACGGAATCGGCAGCGCTCGGCGCGCCGGCAATCCAGCGCGCACCCTTGCCTGCATCGATTTCCATGACGTCGGCCCGAACCGGGCTCGCCGTCCACGCTAGACATGCCGCAATGGCGAGCAGTGGCGACCGCTTGAGAATCATCGAACCCTCCGTCCATCTGCATTGCGCACCGTACATGACAGGTTGGTGACAGCAAGTTGGATAGAATCAGGCATCTACGTCATGCTTGCCTGCGAATGGCGGCAATGCGTGCAGCTTACCTGAAAAGAGGCGGACGAGCCACTGAGGCGTTTTTCACGTATCCTTCGGCGCGGAAGCGGGACCTTCCGCGCCGTTGAAGTATCAGCGCATGGTAACCCGGCTCGCGTTCGAAGGAGCGAACTCGCCGCGCTCAAGCATCCGCAATGCCCGGCGGGCAAGATCGCGGGAATCGATCCAGTCCCCACCGGCAACTTCGAGGCGCAGAGCCGTTTCGCTGCGGGCAGCCGAACGGAACAGATCGCGCGCTTCCTGCTCGCGCCCTGCCCGCGCATAGGCAATACCAAGGTTGATCAACCGCGCAGGATCGTCTGCCTCCGTGTCGCTCGCCTCTTCCAGCACCGCGATCGCCGCCTGATTACGATTTGCGACAAGCTCATCGTAAGCCACGTCGGTCGAGGCTCCGGCCTGCGTCGTCAGGACCAGACCTACGATCATAGAACCAATAGCCATTATCTCTCTCCACTTTCGACTAACAGGAGGGAGAATGCGCGTGGCCCGTGCGCACTGCAACTAAAATGTCATACTGTCATTATTCTGTAACTGTTGGCGCGATGCCCGATGATTTTGCCATACTTGACATATTGTAGTCGTATGGTTGTCGTTTAATATAAACACCCTCCTTGCAAAGAAAGTGTCACGCCACGGTCCTACTCGGCAGATCGCGATCTCGAATTCGCGACCAATCGATTCTCGGTTTTTTGAGGGGACCGCTCGCTGTGAAAACCATTCAACGTTCTATCGTTCTCGGCTGCGGCCTGGCCATCCTGGCCGGCTGCGGTGCCGACGAGATTTCTTCGCCGGGCACTGGCGGCAATGTGATCATCAATCCGCCCGCAACGCCCCCGCCGCCTCCGCCGCCCCCCCCGCCGCCGCCCGCGACCGTTTCGCCGGCCGCAGGCTGCCCGACGATCGCCGACCCGCAGGGTCTGCTCGACGGCGGCACGATCAGCGGCCCGACCGGCGAATACCGCATCTGCGAACTGCCCGAGCGCTTCAACGCGTCCTCGACCCTGCCCTATGTCGAAGGGCTCCTGTACTTCATGGACGGCCGCGTGGACGTCGGCACCGATGGCGGCCCGACCGCTTCCAACGCTGATACGGACGTGACCCTGACGATCGAACCGGGCGCCATGTTCTACGCCACGGGTTCCTCGTTCCTGATGGTCAACCGCGGCAACCAGATCAATGCGGTCGGCACCGAGGACATGCCGATCATCTTTACCAGCCGCGACAACGTGCTGGGGATCAACGGTGAGAACTCGTCCGGCCAGTGGGGCGGCGTTGTTCTTGCTGGACGCGCTCCGATTACCGATTGTTCAGGCCCCAACACCACGCCGGGCACCGTGAACTGCGAGCGCCAGGTCGAAGGTGCCACAGACACTGCGCTGTACGGCGGTGCTACCGACAATGACAGCTCGGGCACTATGAGCTACGTGCAGATCCGCTATTCGGGCTTCGTCCTTTCGGGTAACAACGAACTGCAATCGCTGACCACCGGCGGCACGGGCACCGGCACCGAGCTGAGCCACATCATGAGCTACAACAGCTCCGACGACGGTGTGGAATTCTTCGGCGGCCACGTGAACCTGAAGAACCTGATCGTGGTCGGGGCGGAAGACGACGCGCTCGACACCGACACCGGCGTAAAGGCGAACATGCAGTACGTGATCGCGATCAGCCGCGCCAACGCCGGCGACACAATCATCGAAGCGGATTCGACCAACACCAATATCGAGAACACGCCGCGTCAGAACACGCAGATCTCGAACGCGACGTTCATCTATAACGGCGCCGTTCGCGACCAGGCGATCCGCATTCGCGGTGGTGCTGACTATGCGATCGTAAACTCGGTGCTGGTCGACGCGACCGGTTCCACCCCGTGCATCCGCATCGACGACACCGAAACCACCCGTGCGGCCAATGGCGGTCTCGACGATGTCGGCCCGCCGGTGTTCAATTCGTTCGTAATGGATTGCGCCACCGGGTTCCGCAACGGCAGCAACGGCGTTTCGGCGGCTGACGCCCAGGCGATCTACGATGCCGGCACGAACAACAACGCCGGTTTCACCAGCACCCTGGCGATGACTTTCGTCAACGGAGCCAACGAAAGCGGCGTGACGGCGTTCGACCCGACCGCGCTGTCGAGCTTCTTCGACAACGCCAACTACATCGGCGCGGTGCGCGACGATGCCGACACCTGGTACGCGGGCTGGACCTGCAACTCGGCGACGGCGAACTTCGGGACCAACACCGGAGATTGCACCTCGCTGCCGATCTACTGATCGGGCGATGAAGGGGGGAGGTGCCTCGCTTTTCGGCGGGCCGCCTCCCCACCCATTTTCGGGCCCTGTGCCCGCCGCACGTTTTTCGGACTTCTAGACGAAGGGGGCTTCCCATCATGTCCACCGGCAAGCAGTTGGCGGGGCTGCTTTTGCTCACCACCGCTCTCACTTTCCCTGGTGCCGCTCTGGCGCAAGGCACCGTTGGCTCTCCCGATACGGGCGCCGACGCAGCTTCTGCATCAGAGAACGAGGCGGAGCCGGCCGACCAGGCCGGCGACGTCGAAAGGCCCGCGGACGAAGCGGAGATATCCATTCCCGGCGGTGGCGGCGAGATCATCGTCACGGGCCGCCGCACGCGCGACGTAACGCGCAGCTCGACCCAAGTCGTTTCGGTGCTCACCAGCGAACAGATCGCGCGCACCGGCGAAGGCGACATTGCGGGCGCCCTGGGCCGCGTGACCGGCCTTTCGGTACAGGGACAGGGCTTCGTGTATGTTCGCGGCCTGGGCGATCGCTATTCGCTCGCGCTGCTGAACGGGATGCCGCTCCCCAGCCCGCAGCCCCTGAGCCGCGTGGTACCGCTGGACCTCTTCCCGACCGACGTGGTCGCGTCCAGCTTCGTTCAGAAGACGTATTCCGCCAATTTCCCCGGCGAGTTCGGCGGCGGTGTCATCAACCTGACGACGCGCGCCATTCCCGATGAGAGCTTCATCAAGATCAGCGCCGGCATAAGCGGCGACGAGCAAACCACCTTTTCGACCGGAAACGACTACTACGGTTCCGATTTCGACTGGTTCGGGTTCGATGACGGCACCCGCGATACCCCGCCCGCCCTGCGCGATTTCTTCGCCAGCGGTCTGCGGATGAGCGATCTGGAGGTCGATCAGCAAGCGATCGCGAAACAGCTCGGCAATCCGAACCTGGTGGTGACGCAGAAGGTCGAAGAACTTCCGGTGAACTGGTCGGCAGGCCTCACCGCCGGCACGTCCTTCCCGATCTTCGGCGATGGGCAGTTCGGCGTCGTCGCCACCGCCGGCATCAGCAACAAGTGGCGCAACCGCTCGATCATCTCGCAGACCGCGATCAACACAGACCTCGACCTCAGCACCGATTTCCGCGATTTCGTGACCGACAACCGGATGCTGGTGAACGGACTGCTCGGCTTCGGGCTCGAAGTGGACGACCATCGCATCCGCTGGACCAACCTCTATATTCGCGACTCGTTGAAGCAGACGCGGCATTCGCTCGGCGACGATCTTCTCGATGGCGATACCCAGTTCATCCAGGATACCGCCTGGTACGAACGGCAGCTGCTCGACAGCCAGCTGGTCGCCGAATTGAAGTTCGGCGATCTCGATGTCGACTTGCGCGGCGGATACGCGGAGACGCGCCGTGAAGCGCCCTATGAATACAGCTTCACGTATGTCCGCACGAACAACGAGAACGACCCGCTGGGCGATCTGTTCATCAACTCGCTCGACCGGCAGCGGGGCAGCGCTTCGGTCGCGTTCTCCCAACTCAAGGAAGAACTGTGGTACGGCGGGATCGACGTCGGGTACGCCCTGACCGACTGGCTGCGCCTTACCGCGGGCTACGCCTATACCGATACCGATCGCTACTCCGAGCGCAGGGAATTCCTGTTCGATGCGGATTCCGGGTTCGAAGACGCCGTCGGCGCACTCCGCCCCGATCTTCTCCTCGGCGATGCGATCATCGATTACTACGACATCGGTCTGATCGAGAGCACGCAATCCGATCCAGCATTTGCGGCCGGGCTCGAAATTCATGCCGGATATGTGCAGACGCGCTTCAATCCGATCCAGGGTCTGACGCTCGATCTGGGCGTCAGGTACGAAGAGGCGACACAGCAGGTCAATCCGGTAGAAGTCTTTGCCGCGCCGACGAACTCGGGCAGTTCGACGCTGCTCGAAAACGATTACTATCTGCCGGCCGGCACGCTGACGTGGGAACTGACCGATTCGCTTCAGGCGCGGGTCAGCGCCTCGAAGACCATCGCCCGCCCGCAGTTTCGTGAGTTGATCTTCCAGACATATTACGACCCGGAAACCGGACGCCAGTTCAACGGCAATCCGTTCCTGATCGACAGCGAGCTGACGAACTACGAAGGGCGGCTCGAATACTACTTCGGCCAGGGCAACCGCGTTTCGATCGCCGGGTTCTACAAGGAAATCGAGAACCCAATCGAAATCTACTCATCGTTCTCCGACAACGTTCAGGTGGCCAGCTTCGCCAATGCGCCAAGCGCCACCCTGGCCGGGGCGGAGCTGGAGTTTCAGTACAACTACGACCTGCTCGATTGGGGTGGCTGGTTCGAAACCAAGCGGATCGTGACGGTGGCGAACTACACCTATACCGACTCCCAGATCGACGTTGCGCCAGACGACGTGACGCTGATCTTCCCGGGCGGCGAACGACCGGCGACAGACTATTTCCGCGACGGCGTGCCGCTGACGGGCCAGTCGGATCACCTGCTCAACCTCCAGTTCGGACTGGAAGATCTGGACCGACTGCAGCAGTTCACCATGCTGTTTTCCTACGCCAGCGAGCGGGTCACTGCCCGCGGCACCAGCTCGCTTCCCGATATCGTGGAAGATCCGGGGCTGCGGGTGGATTTCGTCTATCGGCAGGAACTGGACCTGTTCCGCGTTCCCGTCGAACTCAAGCTGGAAGCGCGCAATATCTTCGGGCGCGACCACTACGAATTCCAGTCCAACGGGACCAACCGCATCGAAATCAATACATACGAAGTCGGCCAGAGTTTCGCGCTGTCGCTATCGACCGAATTCTGACCCCGAGCCACTGGCCATCAAACGGAAAGGCCGCCCTCGTCGGGGCGGCCTTTTCATTTGCAGCGGTGCAGTAGATTCAGACGACGTCGTAAACGTAGCCCAGCGATCGAACGGTGCGCAGCGGACTGTCCGCGCCCGCCGTGCGGAGCGCGCGGCGCAAGCGGCCGACCCACACGTCGACAGTCCGCTCGTCGATCGGCGGTTCCAGTTTGCCCAGCCCCGCAATCAGTTCGGCCCGTGACAGAACCTGGTTGGGGTTTTCGGCGAAGAAGCGCAGCAGGCGAAATTCGTTGGGCCGCAACTGGATCGGGCGCCCGGCCCAGCGAGCTTGCAGCGCAGCCATGTCGATCGCCAGTTCCCCGACTTCCAGCCGCTGCGCCGAATGGCGTCGCTGCTGATGCGATTGCAGGGCCAGCACACGATCCAGCACGGTACGGCGATCCAGCGGACCAATCATGTAATCGTCCGCCCCCGCCCGCAACGCGCGTCGCCGATCGTCGATATCGTCGTTTTCGAGCACCATCGTGACATGCGCATCGGCCGTGCGAGCATCGGCGCGAAGGCGACGACACATCTCCAGCCCGGCAAGATCGTCCATCACCCAGTCGATGAAGGCCCACATCGGACCTTCCAGAAGCTGGCGCGGCCCGTCGGGATACAGCCGCGCGAACACGAAGCGTGTCCCGTCGTGCTCCAGTTCCTCGATCGTGTCGGCAATGTCAGCCGTTAGAAATATGTTGATGACGCCCACGCCCGGCTGTCCCCTTTGTTCGGGGATGAAGTGCCGCGCTCTTATGACGGGTTGGTGACATAACCTTGTCGTTTCACGCCGCCACGGCCGAATTGTCGCGATCTGCGGTCGCAAGCGATCCACAACCCGAAAACCACCCCGAAATCGCCACGCCCTCACATTGTGATGTGTCGATACACTTGCAGAATCACATCGTGATGTGTATCTCACCCGGCATGTCGGACCTAAGCGCAAAAACGATCAAGCAGAAGATCCAGGATCTGGTGTCTTCAGGGAACATGTCTCGCGCAGGTATCGCGCGTGCGGCTGGGCTGCACGCCAATACCCTGCGCGATTGCGGGGAGGAAGGCTGGAATCCGACTTCCGAAACGCTCGACAAGCTGGCCACCTTTCTCCGCGAAAACGATGACCGGCCGGTTCTGGCAACGATCGAGGAGATTATCGACGAAGCGCGCAATGGGCGCATGTTCGTGCTGGTCGACGATGAGGATCGCGAGAACGAAGGCGATCTGGTCATCCCCGCGCAGATGACCACCCCGGCGGCGATCAACTTCATGGCCAGCCACGGCAAGGGCCTGATCTGCCTTTCGCTCGATCGCAAGCGGGTCGAGCGGCTCGGGCTGGAACCGATGAGCCGGAACAATCGCGAATCGATGCAGACCGCCTTCACCGTGTCGATCGAGGCGCGCGAAGGCGTGACGACCGGCATTTCCGCCGCTGACCGGGCGCGCACGATCGC
The nucleotide sequence above comes from Pelagerythrobacter marensis. Encoded proteins:
- a CDS encoding lytic transglycosylase domain-containing protein, whose translation is MILKRSPLLAIAACLAWTASPVRADVMEIDAGKGARWIAGAPSAADSVDPTQIVANDGAELVELAADYPLPTRAVADPARHSAAIPSTYAAKVHELARRFDLSPALIEALVWQESRWRPDAVSPVGARGLAQLMPGTARELGVDPGDPFANLEGGARYLRAQIDRFDGDLEKALAAYNAGPGRVERARGIPNIRETKNYVAAIMGRLSNHSRED
- a CDS encoding VirB4 family type IV secretion/conjugal transfer ATPase, which translates into the protein MSNWIGAAAWSAKEARAGDRLPYARLIDESTALLRDGSVMTALQVPGLLFETEDSDALNAHAATREVVLRSTLDARFVMYHHVVRRRVEVELDAEFDDPLSQHIDARWKERLGSGALFVNDQFVTLIRRPARGKAGLAERAAKMWNRKGRKEIEADPKDVRALKAAVTGLVAALQAYGAAVLGDYEGSEGKANNELLELLSALYNGEMRPVRRPGEDTDIGQMLPYRRASFGLDAMELRGSGAPDFAAMLSLKEYPDATSPGLLDSLLRLPCEMVVSESYAPTERQTARERMDLALRRLRSADEEAAAERADMLAARDALGNGAVGFGDHHLTVLVRERDLARLDEATASCAAALADTGAIAVREDTNLEPAFWAQFPGNEQYIVRRAMISSANMAGFGSLHGMALGQAQGNHWGEAVTLLQTTSSTPFFFNFHSGDLGNFSVIGPSGSGKTVVMNFLAAQAQKFKPRTILFDKDRGGELFIRGIGGRYDRINAGEPTGFNPLALPDTPVNRAFLRDWLGVLLKGEGPEELATISQAVDAAYGNDPSLRRLRHFRELLSGARRPEAGDLADRLSAWIGEGEHGWLFDNADDRLDLTNRVLGFDMTALLENPKLRTPVMMYLFHRIEERLDGKPTMILIDEGWKALDDPVFAARIRDWLKTLRKRNALVGFATQSARDALESRISTALVEQTATMVFMPNSRARAEDYCDGFGLTSHELALIRSLPAHSRCFLVRQPDASVVVRLDLSGAPEVLTILSGRESSVRRLDLLRAAVGDDPAEWYPALTGHGWPGGNEATDDEMAQGDIPFRLAAE
- a CDS encoding type IV secretion system protein VirB3 — its product is MEHLVRHPVHRALTRPQMFAGVTYNYFIINAAVTTELFLITGSFLALPAALVIHGVGYFACLREPRVFDLWITKVSKCPRVKNFKRWGCNSYAA
- a CDS encoding type IV secretion system protein gives rise to the protein MSAACQSAAAEAGNGVAAALRAVDCTAGEFTAQAFGRLFAPGGALTSVLTIALTLFVALFAIALLMGRTNLGVRSLTPRMITLGLVVTFATSWVAYQSVVWNLAIGAPDWLATVLAGSDGSATEVFAQKIDVVFIAVQQATEGQEDIGAFSPAGILWMGAMLFLLGTVGVLVTARIGLAVLVALGPIFVVMALFNGTRGLFTGWLKGVVMLALTPLFAVLGGGVMLELAVPILATLSASPGQVEPQAAMAFFLIGAVHVALMIMVIKVAGTMVAGWKVFGLAQQDAPERGERAATAAPAQSSAPAARQVAPAAVSHSSARRVAVAAVPATVAANDTGPSSIATRETRVVTSSGNAQVQPLSPSQSRTSGIGSRFRAPQKRTSEKSK
- a CDS encoding TonB-dependent receptor domain-containing protein, producing MSTGKQLAGLLLLTTALTFPGAALAQGTVGSPDTGADAASASENEAEPADQAGDVERPADEAEISIPGGGGEIIVTGRRTRDVTRSSTQVVSVLTSEQIARTGEGDIAGALGRVTGLSVQGQGFVYVRGLGDRYSLALLNGMPLPSPQPLSRVVPLDLFPTDVVASSFVQKTYSANFPGEFGGGVINLTTRAIPDESFIKISAGISGDEQTTFSTGNDYYGSDFDWFGFDDGTRDTPPALRDFFASGLRMSDLEVDQQAIAKQLGNPNLVVTQKVEELPVNWSAGLTAGTSFPIFGDGQFGVVATAGISNKWRNRSIISQTAINTDLDLSTDFRDFVTDNRMLVNGLLGFGLEVDDHRIRWTNLYIRDSLKQTRHSLGDDLLDGDTQFIQDTAWYERQLLDSQLVAELKFGDLDVDLRGGYAETRREAPYEYSFTYVRTNNENDPLGDLFINSLDRQRGSASVAFSQLKEELWYGGIDVGYALTDWLRLTAGYAYTDTDRYSERREFLFDADSGFEDAVGALRPDLLLGDAIIDYYDIGLIESTQSDPAFAAGLEIHAGYVQTRFNPIQGLTLDLGVRYEEATQQVNPVEVFAAPTNSGSSTLLENDYYLPAGTLTWELTDSLQARVSASKTIARPQFRELIFQTYYDPETGRQFNGNPFLIDSELTNYEGRLEYYFGQGNRVSIAGFYKEIENPIEIYSSFSDNVQVASFANAPSATLAGAELEFQYNYDLLDWGGWFETKRIVTVANYTYTDSQIDVAPDDVTLIFPGGERPATDYFRDGVPLTGQSDHLLNLQFGLEDLDRLQQFTMLFSYASERVTARGTSSLPDIVEDPGLRVDFVYRQELDLFRVPVELKLEARNIFGRDHYEFQSNGTNRIEINTYEVGQSFALSLSTEF
- a CDS encoding TrbC/VirB2 family protein, with protein sequence MRSFTRLAALPLFLSPTAALAQQVADPQGSGPIVAALGWLQGTLLGNVATAVAVMAVAAVGFLMLTGRMNWRFGATVIIGCFILFGAASIVAGIQQAAGG
- a CDS encoding TrbG/VirB9 family P-type conjugative transfer protein; amino-acid sequence: MNRVALSALALAVLASSPVLAQDSRLVEQLYDPARVVTIEGRTKVQATIQFGEDELIENVAIGDSEAWQVTPNKRANLLFIKPLSPTAKTNMTVVTNKHTYLFDLVASPRANPLYVLRFTYPEEPEDEEPMLAQGPNAVEMAAASDPYAVVDPAELNFAWDGQGDRGLLPERTYDDGNATFLTWPAGRSVPAILVKDHEGTEGPVNFTVRGDTIVVDGVPREIVLRSGNDSAILTNTGPVRPETSRGQAALAQARENR